A section of the Cutibacterium granulosum genome encodes:
- a CDS encoding catalase — translation MTFDPKIPSTTESGETRLSDEKSLSVGADGPLMLHDVALVQKLARFDRERIPERSPHAKGSGAFGEFTVTGDVSKYTKASFLQPGATCRVLARFSAVAGELGAPDTWRDVRGFALKFYTDEGNYDMVGNNTPVFFIRDPMKFPDFIHSQKRLPDSALRSKNMQWDFWTLSPESAHQVAYLMGDRGIPRTWRHMNGYSSHTYMWVNEAGERFWVKYHFISDQGVEYLSNEDADRIAGEDSDFHRRDLFEAIDRGDCPSWTLKVQIMPYEEAKTYRFNPFDLTKTWSKKDYPRIEVGRFTLNENPTNHYAQIEQAAFSPSNVVPGIGFSPDKMLLARVFSYPDAQRARIGTNYNQLPVNAPIVPTNSYDKEGAMQFEHSGDAPVYAPNSYDRAYQSGDVVDEAGWETDGELMRAAYSLHAEDDDFGQAHTLVRDVYDDASRERLVDTVVGMLDEVEEPVLSRVFEYWRKIDRQVGEQIESAYRAQ, via the coding sequence ATGACATTTGATCCCAAGATTCCCTCCACCACCGAATCCGGTGAGACGCGACTCTCTGACGAGAAGTCCCTGTCCGTCGGCGCGGACGGTCCGCTCATGCTCCACGACGTTGCCCTGGTGCAGAAGCTCGCCCGTTTCGACCGGGAGCGCATTCCGGAACGCAGCCCACACGCCAAGGGATCGGGGGCCTTCGGTGAGTTCACCGTCACCGGAGACGTGAGCAAGTACACCAAGGCATCCTTCCTGCAACCTGGGGCCACCTGCCGGGTCTTGGCCCGATTCTCCGCCGTTGCCGGTGAGCTGGGTGCCCCCGACACCTGGCGGGACGTGCGCGGCTTCGCCCTGAAGTTCTACACCGACGAGGGCAACTACGACATGGTGGGCAACAACACCCCAGTGTTCTTCATCAGGGACCCCATGAAGTTCCCCGACTTCATCCACTCCCAGAAGCGTCTTCCCGATTCCGCACTGCGCAGCAAGAACATGCAGTGGGATTTCTGGACCCTGTCACCGGAGAGTGCCCACCAGGTGGCCTATCTCATGGGCGACCGTGGCATCCCACGCACGTGGCGGCACATGAATGGCTACTCCTCCCACACGTACATGTGGGTCAATGAGGCCGGGGAACGGTTCTGGGTGAAGTACCACTTCATCTCCGACCAGGGCGTGGAGTACCTCTCGAACGAGGATGCCGACCGGATTGCCGGTGAGGACTCCGACTTCCACCGTCGCGACCTCTTCGAGGCCATCGACCGTGGGGACTGCCCGAGCTGGACCCTCAAGGTGCAGATCATGCCCTACGAGGAGGCCAAGACCTACCGGTTCAACCCCTTCGACCTCACCAAGACGTGGTCCAAGAAGGACTACCCGCGTATCGAGGTTGGCCGCTTCACCCTCAACGAGAACCCGACCAACCACTACGCCCAGATCGAGCAGGCCGCCTTCTCCCCGTCCAACGTGGTTCCCGGTATCGGTTTCAGTCCCGACAAGATGTTGCTGGCGCGTGTGTTCTCCTACCCCGACGCCCAGCGCGCCCGTATCGGCACCAACTACAACCAGTTGCCGGTCAATGCCCCGATCGTCCCGACGAACTCCTACGACAAGGAGGGCGCCATGCAGTTCGAGCACAGCGGTGACGCCCCGGTGTATGCGCCCAACTCCTACGACCGGGCCTACCAGAGCGGTGATGTCGTCGACGAGGCGGGTTGGGAGACCGATGGTGAGCTCATGCGCGCCGCCTACAGCCTGCATGCCGAGGATGACGACTTCGGACAGGCCCACACCCTGGTGCGGGACGTCTACGACGACGCCTCCCGTGAGCGGCTCGTCGACACCGTCGTGGGGATGCTCGACGAGGTCGAGGAACCGGTGCTCTCGCGGGTCTTCGAGTACTGGAGGAAGATCGACCGACAGGTCGGCGAGCAGATCGAGAGTGCGTACCGGGCGCAGTGA
- the hisH gene encoding imidazole glycerol phosphate synthase subunit HisH: MPEPIGKPGDVHDRGTGRVPDPAICGRRGPLVGVIDHGSGNLHSVCQALQKAGAHPKLVSETRMLSAVDAVVLPGVGALGTAMANLRRINGVQQVQELVQRGERPVLGICVGHQMFFEQGTERDETVDGLGCLPGTVVPMPTSRLPHMGWNTVHPPADTALFTGISGERFYFVHSCAVVTVSPCALAHVEGDAAALAHTGDDATDPETGTGTASPGAIGHTAAGPESAHAMTGRNGHPVRTTTTCHDGCTFVSAIECGRLCSTQFHPEKSGPAGIQLLRNWLAMV; the protein is encoded by the coding sequence ATGCCTGAGCCGATCGGAAAGCCCGGCGACGTGCATGACAGGGGGACTGGTCGCGTCCCGGATCCTGCCATCTGTGGTCGACGTGGCCCGCTCGTCGGAGTCATCGACCACGGTTCGGGCAATCTGCACTCCGTGTGCCAGGCGTTGCAGAAGGCCGGGGCGCACCCCAAGCTCGTCTCGGAGACTCGAATGCTCAGTGCTGTCGACGCTGTGGTGCTGCCCGGGGTGGGAGCGCTCGGCACGGCCATGGCCAACCTGCGACGCATCAACGGCGTGCAGCAGGTGCAGGAGCTGGTCCAGCGGGGGGAGCGCCCGGTGCTGGGCATCTGTGTGGGTCATCAGATGTTCTTCGAGCAGGGCACCGAACGAGACGAGACGGTCGATGGGTTGGGGTGCCTGCCCGGCACGGTCGTCCCCATGCCCACTTCGCGTCTGCCACACATGGGGTGGAACACGGTGCATCCCCCAGCTGACACTGCACTGTTCACGGGAATATCGGGGGAGCGGTTCTACTTCGTCCACTCCTGTGCCGTGGTGACGGTGAGCCCCTGTGCGCTGGCGCACGTCGAGGGTGATGCGGCTGCGCTGGCGCACACTGGGGATGACGCGACCGATCCCGAGACCGGCACGGGGACGGCATCGCCCGGAGCCATCGGGCACACTGCGGCGGGTCCCGAGTCAGCCCATGCCATGACAGGCCGGAACGGCCACCCGGTACGCACCACCACCACGTGTCATGACGGCTGCACTTTCGTCTCGGCAATCGAGTGCGGCCGGCTGTGCTCCACCCAGTTCCATCCGGAGAAGTCCGGCCCGGCGGGCATCCAGCTGCTGCGCAACTGGCTGGCGATGGTCTGA
- the hisB gene encoding imidazoleglycerol-phosphate dehydratase HisB — protein MTERTAHIVRHTSESEVDLQINLDGSGCSQINTGVGFYDHMLTTLARHSGMDLRVTTTGDLQIDGHHSVEDTAIALGQAMSQALGDKVGITRFGEATIPLDEAMAQCVVDVAGRPYVSCTGEPEAQAYARIGGSGVAYQGSMTYHVVTSLALNAGLCIHLRLLAGRDPHHICEAQYKALARALRVALAPDPRSAGRVPSTKGTLDA, from the coding sequence ATGACTGAACGCACCGCACACATCGTCCGTCACACCAGTGAGTCCGAGGTCGACCTGCAGATCAATCTCGACGGCAGTGGATGCTCGCAGATCAACACCGGGGTGGGGTTCTACGACCACATGCTCACCACGCTTGCCAGACACTCCGGGATGGACCTGCGCGTCACGACCACCGGCGACCTGCAGATCGACGGCCACCACAGCGTCGAGGACACCGCCATCGCCCTGGGTCAGGCCATGTCCCAAGCACTGGGCGACAAGGTCGGCATCACCCGATTCGGTGAGGCCACCATCCCTCTGGACGAGGCCATGGCACAGTGCGTCGTCGACGTCGCCGGACGCCCCTACGTCTCGTGCACCGGTGAGCCCGAGGCACAGGCCTATGCCCGTATCGGAGGCTCCGGGGTGGCCTATCAGGGGTCGATGACGTATCACGTCGTCACCTCGTTGGCGCTCAATGCCGGGCTGTGCATCCACCTGCGGCTGTTGGCCGGACGCGATCCACACCACATCTGTGAGGCACAGTACAAGGCACTGGCTCGAGCCCTGCGTGTGGCCCTGGCACCCGATCCGCGTAGTGCGGGACGTGTGCCGTCCACGAAGGGAACCCTTGATGCCTGA
- a CDS encoding histidinol-phosphate transaminase: protein MTERDLGKISHVNPITLADLPLRDELVGEQPYGAPMLEVPVPLNVNENPYPPSPAIRREMARAVAEAAETLNRYPDREALGLREDLAHYIGFGVGSTQVWAANGSNEVMVQILQAFAGPGRTVLGFTPTYSMYPEYARNTHSHYVTADRNRWFGLDVDDAVQAINDSHASVVLIATPNNPTGTAIPVSVIDEICERTTAMIVVDEAYQEFSDAPDDSAIALLPKHGRLIVVRTLSKAFALAGGRVGYAVAAPAVVDALRVIRLPYHLSAPTQAVARVALSHAPQMLDKVAELRITRDETATWLARHGLDVVPSQANFVLFGRFADRHSVFTTLLERGVLVREVGPEGYLRVSAGTPEQMSEFRAAMIEVISTSPRLPAGPSDAGHGDPGPRTTDSAATRDPRHVPGGHDD from the coding sequence ATGACTGAGCGCGACCTCGGGAAAATCTCGCACGTCAATCCGATCACCTTGGCCGATCTTCCGCTGCGTGACGAGCTCGTCGGCGAGCAGCCCTACGGGGCTCCCATGCTCGAGGTGCCCGTACCGCTCAACGTCAACGAGAATCCGTACCCACCGAGCCCCGCGATACGACGCGAGATGGCCCGGGCCGTGGCCGAGGCGGCCGAGACCCTCAACCGGTACCCGGACCGGGAGGCGCTGGGACTGCGCGAGGACCTGGCCCACTACATCGGTTTCGGGGTCGGTTCCACCCAGGTGTGGGCGGCCAATGGTTCCAATGAGGTCATGGTGCAGATTCTGCAGGCCTTCGCCGGGCCGGGACGAACGGTGCTGGGTTTCACTCCGACGTATTCCATGTATCCCGAATATGCCCGAAACACCCATTCGCACTACGTCACTGCCGATCGGAACAGATGGTTCGGTCTCGACGTCGATGACGCGGTGCAGGCCATCAATGACTCCCATGCCTCCGTGGTGCTCATTGCCACCCCGAACAATCCCACTGGAACCGCGATTCCGGTCTCGGTCATCGACGAGATCTGTGAGCGGACCACGGCCATGATCGTCGTCGACGAGGCTTATCAGGAGTTCTCCGATGCCCCGGACGACTCCGCCATCGCCTTGTTGCCCAAGCATGGCCGTCTCATCGTGGTACGCACTCTCTCCAAGGCCTTCGCCCTGGCCGGTGGGCGAGTGGGGTACGCCGTCGCCGCCCCCGCCGTGGTCGACGCGTTGCGTGTCATACGGCTGCCATACCACCTCTCGGCACCGACCCAGGCCGTCGCCCGGGTGGCTCTGTCACATGCCCCGCAGATGCTCGACAAGGTGGCGGAACTGCGCATCACCCGAGATGAGACAGCCACCTGGTTGGCTCGTCATGGCCTGGACGTCGTGCCCAGCCAGGCCAATTTCGTGCTCTTCGGTCGATTCGCCGACCGACACAGCGTCTTCACCACACTGCTGGAACGCGGTGTGCTGGTGCGCGAGGTCGGGCCGGAGGGCTACCTGCGCGTCAGTGCCGGCACCCCGGAGCAGATGTCGGAGTTCCGGGCTGCGATGATCGAGGTGATCTCCACCTCGCCCCGACTGCCCGCCGGCCCCAGTGACGCGGGACACGGCGATCCTGGGCCGAGAACCACGGACTCTGCGGCGACGAGGGATCCCCGCCACGTCCCAGGAGGCCACGATGACTGA
- the hisD gene encoding histidinol dehydrogenase — protein MVRTIDICGKDLEDYRTIVPRATFDVETALHDVVGVCDAVRDRGEEALREFSERFDHVVPPHLRVPTDQLDQALAELDPQLRAAFEESIRRRRGVCEAVELETSSHQVELASGAHVRQRIVPVQRVGLYVPGGLAPLASSVIMNVVAAQVAGVESIAVSSPPQAEFDGLPHPNILALCRLLGVDEVYAVGGAQAIAMFAHGVAGLCRHVDMVTGPGNIYVVAAKRHVRGIVGIDSEAGPTEIAILADETANPRFVAADLMSQAEHDPMAAAVLVTTSPELADQVRRELDPMIENTTHRDRIRTSLGSQQSAIVLVRDLEQGIAVVDDYAAEHLEIHTANAAQVAARIHNAGAIFVGEWSPVSLGDYSAGSTHVLPTGGAARHSSGLTVRSFMRAMHVIDYDADGLTQVADGVERFAHSENLPGHANAISVRREARKGDTHD, from the coding sequence ATGGTGAGAACAATCGACATCTGCGGGAAGGACCTCGAGGACTACCGCACCATCGTTCCCCGTGCCACGTTCGACGTCGAGACGGCGCTGCATGACGTCGTGGGAGTCTGCGATGCGGTTCGGGACCGAGGTGAGGAGGCCCTGAGAGAGTTCAGTGAGCGATTCGACCATGTGGTTCCCCCACATCTTCGTGTTCCCACCGACCAGCTCGACCAGGCCCTGGCCGAGCTGGACCCACAGCTGAGAGCTGCCTTCGAGGAATCCATTCGTCGCCGCCGTGGCGTGTGCGAGGCCGTCGAACTGGAGACGAGTTCACACCAGGTGGAGCTCGCTTCCGGTGCCCATGTGCGCCAACGCATCGTTCCGGTGCAACGGGTGGGGCTCTACGTGCCCGGTGGGCTGGCACCACTGGCCTCCAGCGTCATCATGAACGTCGTGGCCGCCCAGGTGGCCGGTGTCGAGTCGATCGCCGTCTCCTCCCCGCCGCAGGCCGAGTTCGACGGTCTGCCGCACCCGAACATCCTCGCCCTGTGTCGTCTGCTCGGGGTCGATGAGGTCTACGCCGTGGGGGGTGCCCAAGCCATCGCCATGTTCGCCCACGGTGTTGCCGGACTGTGCCGCCACGTCGACATGGTGACCGGACCGGGGAACATCTACGTTGTTGCCGCCAAGCGTCACGTACGGGGGATCGTGGGCATCGATTCGGAGGCTGGCCCCACCGAGATCGCCATTCTTGCCGATGAGACGGCCAATCCCCGGTTCGTCGCCGCCGATCTCATGAGTCAGGCCGAACATGACCCGATGGCTGCCGCCGTCCTCGTCACGACGAGTCCGGAGCTTGCCGACCAGGTGCGTCGCGAGCTTGACCCCATGATCGAGAACACGACGCATCGCGACCGCATCCGTACCTCACTCGGATCACAGCAGTCCGCGATCGTGCTGGTCCGTGACCTGGAGCAGGGAATTGCCGTCGTCGACGACTACGCCGCCGAGCACCTGGAGATTCACACCGCCAATGCAGCGCAGGTGGCCGCCCGAATCCACAATGCCGGGGCCATCTTCGTCGGGGAGTGGTCCCCGGTGTCGCTGGGGGACTACTCGGCGGGATCGACCCACGTCCTTCCCACCGGCGGAGCTGCCCGTCACTCCTCGGGGCTCACGGTACGTTCCTTCATGCGCGCCATGCACGTCATCGATTACGACGCCGATGGTTTGACGCAGGTCGCCGACGGTGTCGAGAGATTCGCCCACAGCGAGAACCTGCCCGGTCACGCCAATGCCATCTCCGTGCGTCGGGAAGCCAGGAAGGGTGACACCCATGACTGA
- the dnaE gene encoding DNA polymerase III subunit alpha, whose translation MARSDFVHLHTHTEYSMLDGAASNERLFAEVARQGMPAVAMTDHGNMFGAYEFFQIAKKYDGNENPLVKPIIGIEAYVAPSSRHSRKQEFWGRRRGDGGDPDVEGGKDVSGGGRYTHMTMWARNPTGLHNLFTLSSLASYEGYYMKPRMDREIISQYNEGVIASTGCPSGEVQTRLRLGQFDEAVEAAGAYQEIFGKDHYFCELMDHGVPIERQVRSDLLRLAKKIDAPLLLTNDSHYVNEDDADAHDSLLCVGVGRNKDDPNRFRFNGSGYYIKSSDEMRSLFPDMPEAADNTLALTEMIESYDDVFAHVDRMPQFDVPEGETQESWLRKKIAEGLDEKYGSNPPQEVLDRIDKELSVIEPLGFSSYFLVVSDICNSARAMGVPVGPGRGSAAGSMVAYLTGIIQVNPLEHGLLFERFLNPERVNPPDIDLDFDDRQRDKVIDYVTRKYGAEYTSQVNTFGKIKAKAAVKDANRILGYPFALGDKITKAMPPDVMGKGVPLSKIFDPEHPRYAEGTEFRQLVADNPDVAKVVETARGLEGLIRGTGVHACAFILSSAPLLDLVPMHRRDKDGMIIAGFAYPQLEEMGLMKMDFLGLRNLGIMDHCLKIIKENRGEEVDLNAVPLDDQNTYDMLSRGDTLGVFQLDGTAMRSLLRLMGPTGFDDIVAVLALYRPGPMGANAHVLYAQRKNGREPIIPIHPELKEDLDEILAPTYHLIVYQEQIMSIARKLAGYTLGGADLLRRAMGKKKKHILEENFVPFQAGMRKNGYSDDAIQTLWDVMVPFAGYAFNKSHAAGYGLVSYWTAYLKANYPAEYGAALLTSVGDDKDKMALYLSDMRAQHIKVLPPDVNASSLEFTAVGEDIRFGLGAIRNVGASAVNDIIATRQEHGPAKDFFEFLDRVPLGVCNKRLIESLIKAGAFDSMGHSRRGLMAVYEQAVDAATELKRNEANGQDDLFGMGATDAPPELGVERVVPEEDWERRTKLSFEREMLSLYVSDHPLRGMESILEAERDVPLARLVSEDGPREGTVTVVGMVTQIVRRTTKNGDIWASVTIEDLDATFNVACFPRVYQRIEPLLATDAILKIRGRLRERDETVEMSASDVWLLDIRDNASLPVTVQMHQTRCTRPVVEQLRAVLRNHPGPSEVHLRLLGDESVTAFKLADELKVANGQPLMADLKALLGPHCIPGRTS comes from the coding sequence GTGGCGCGTTCTGACTTCGTGCACCTGCACACTCACACCGAGTACTCCATGCTGGACGGTGCGGCGAGCAATGAGCGGTTGTTTGCCGAGGTGGCGCGTCAAGGCATGCCGGCTGTGGCGATGACCGACCACGGCAACATGTTCGGTGCCTATGAGTTCTTCCAGATCGCCAAGAAGTACGACGGCAACGAGAACCCCCTCGTCAAGCCCATCATTGGCATCGAGGCCTATGTGGCACCCTCCTCCCGCCACTCCCGCAAGCAGGAGTTCTGGGGACGTCGGCGCGGTGACGGCGGCGACCCGGACGTCGAGGGTGGCAAGGACGTCTCCGGTGGTGGTCGGTACACCCACATGACGATGTGGGCCAGGAATCCCACCGGACTGCACAACCTCTTCACCCTGTCGTCCCTGGCCTCCTACGAGGGCTATTACATGAAGCCTCGTATGGACCGCGAGATCATCAGCCAGTACAACGAGGGGGTCATCGCCTCCACCGGTTGCCCCTCGGGTGAGGTCCAGACCAGGCTGCGGCTGGGCCAGTTCGACGAGGCCGTCGAGGCGGCTGGTGCCTACCAGGAGATCTTCGGCAAGGATCACTACTTCTGTGAGCTCATGGACCACGGCGTGCCCATCGAGCGCCAGGTTCGCTCCGACCTGCTGCGACTGGCGAAGAAGATCGACGCCCCGCTGTTGCTCACCAACGACTCGCACTATGTCAACGAGGACGACGCGGACGCACACGACTCCTTGCTGTGTGTGGGCGTGGGGCGCAACAAGGACGACCCCAACCGATTCCGCTTCAACGGGTCGGGGTACTACATCAAGTCGTCCGACGAGATGCGTTCACTGTTCCCGGACATGCCGGAGGCCGCCGACAACACGTTGGCCCTCACCGAGATGATCGAGAGCTACGACGACGTCTTCGCCCACGTCGACCGCATGCCGCAGTTCGACGTGCCGGAGGGGGAGACCCAGGAGTCCTGGCTGCGCAAGAAGATCGCCGAGGGGCTGGACGAGAAGTACGGGTCCAATCCTCCTCAGGAGGTGCTGGACCGCATCGACAAGGAGCTGTCGGTCATCGAACCACTGGGGTTCTCGTCGTACTTCCTCGTCGTCTCCGACATCTGCAACTCTGCCCGTGCCATGGGGGTGCCAGTGGGGCCGGGACGAGGATCTGCCGCCGGTTCGATGGTCGCCTACCTCACCGGCATCATCCAGGTGAACCCGTTGGAGCACGGGTTGCTGTTCGAGCGATTCCTCAACCCCGAGCGAGTCAACCCGCCCGACATCGACCTCGACTTCGACGACCGTCAGCGCGACAAGGTCATCGACTACGTCACCAGAAAGTACGGCGCCGAGTACACCAGCCAGGTCAACACCTTCGGCAAGATCAAGGCGAAGGCCGCCGTCAAGGACGCCAACCGTATCCTCGGCTACCCCTTCGCCCTGGGCGACAAGATCACCAAGGCCATGCCACCCGACGTCATGGGCAAGGGGGTGCCACTGAGCAAGATCTTCGATCCCGAGCACCCGCGCTACGCCGAGGGCACCGAGTTCCGCCAACTCGTCGCCGACAACCCGGACGTGGCCAAGGTCGTCGAGACCGCCCGTGGCCTGGAGGGGCTGATCCGTGGCACAGGTGTGCACGCGTGCGCATTCATCCTGTCCAGTGCACCGCTGCTCGACCTCGTGCCGATGCACCGCCGCGACAAGGACGGCATGATCATCGCCGGGTTCGCCTACCCCCAGCTCGAGGAGATGGGGCTCATGAAGATGGACTTCCTGGGCCTGCGCAACCTCGGCATCATGGATCACTGTCTCAAGATCATCAAGGAGAACCGGGGCGAGGAGGTCGACCTCAACGCCGTCCCCCTCGATGACCAGAACACCTACGACATGCTCTCGCGTGGCGACACGCTCGGCGTCTTCCAGCTCGACGGCACCGCCATGCGCTCCCTGCTGCGTCTCATGGGGCCGACCGGATTCGACGACATCGTCGCCGTACTGGCCCTGTACCGGCCGGGCCCGATGGGTGCCAATGCGCACGTCCTCTATGCCCAGCGCAAGAACGGCCGCGAGCCGATCATCCCCATCCATCCAGAGCTCAAGGAGGACCTCGACGAGATCCTCGCTCCGACGTACCACCTCATCGTGTACCAGGAGCAGATCATGTCGATCGCCCGCAAACTCGCCGGGTACACCTTGGGTGGCGCCGATCTGTTGCGTCGCGCCATGGGCAAGAAGAAGAAGCACATCCTGGAGGAGAACTTCGTCCCCTTCCAGGCAGGCATGCGCAAGAACGGCTACTCCGACGACGCCATCCAGACCCTGTGGGACGTCATGGTCCCGTTCGCCGGATACGCCTTCAACAAGTCCCACGCCGCAGGCTACGGGCTCGTCTCGTACTGGACGGCCTACCTCAAGGCCAACTATCCGGCCGAGTACGGTGCTGCCCTGCTCACCAGTGTGGGGGACGACAAGGACAAGATGGCGCTGTACCTCTCCGACATGCGCGCCCAGCACATCAAGGTGCTGCCACCTGATGTCAACGCGTCCTCCTTGGAGTTCACGGCCGTCGGTGAGGACATCCGATTCGGCCTGGGGGCCATTCGCAATGTCGGGGCCAGTGCCGTCAACGACATCATCGCCACTCGTCAGGAACACGGCCCGGCCAAGGACTTCTTCGAGTTCCTCGACCGAGTGCCGTTGGGAGTGTGCAACAAGCGGCTCATCGAGTCGCTCATCAAGGCGGGGGCCTTCGACTCGATGGGTCACTCCCGGCGCGGTCTCATGGCGGTCTACGAGCAGGCCGTCGACGCTGCCACCGAGCTCAAACGCAACGAGGCCAACGGCCAGGACGACCTGTTCGGCATGGGCGCCACCGACGCACCACCCGAACTGGGTGTCGAGCGGGTGGTGCCTGAGGAGGACTGGGAACGACGCACGAAACTCTCCTTCGAGCGTGAGATGCTCAGCCTCTACGTCTCCGACCATCCGTTGCGCGGGATGGAATCGATCCTCGAGGCGGAGCGGGATGTCCCGCTGGCGCGTCTGGTGTCGGAGGATGGTCCACGGGAGGGCACGGTGACCGTCGTCGGCATGGTGACCCAGATCGTGCGTCGTACCACCAAGAATGGTGACATCTGGGCTTCGGTGACCATCGAGGATCTGGATGCCACCTTCAATGTGGCGTGTTTCCCCAGGGTCTACCAGCGCATCGAACCACTGCTCGCCACCGACGCGATCCTCAAGATCAGGGGGCGGCTGCGTGAACGCGACGAGACCGTCGAGATGTCCGCCTCCGACGTGTGGTTGCTGGACATCCGTGACAACGCCTCCCTGCCAGTGACCGTCCAGATGCACCAGACCCGGTGCACACGTCCCGTGGTTGAGCAGCTGCGCGCGGTACTGCGCAACCATCCCGGTCCCTCCGAGGTGCATCTGCGCCTGCTGGGGGACGAGTCGGTCACGGCCTTCAAGCTGGCCGACGAGCTCAAGGTGGCCAACGGCCAGCCGCTCATGGCCGATCTCAAGGCCCTGCTCGGCCCGCACTGCATCCCGGGAAGGACATCATGA
- a CDS encoding HdeD family acid-resistance protein, with the protein MSDTSTSRPLSSVWWLPLIKGVVAVVVGIIAMAMPRATITALVVLLGVYVLVDAVISVANGAAMRGVAGSRLMVVWGVLGGIIAIIMLAHPQAVMNLIVVLVGAWALVSGIFIIAIAVLLIPITERAWIWGLVSGAVAFIAGIAVLVHPGFGAVAMSWILGLAVLAYGVSHIGLGVGIRKVSSQVSSSLNAARAGRPDHTIVEGEVVNEPGDKQQRNEGPQITG; encoded by the coding sequence ATGTCTGACACATCCACGTCCCGTCCGTTGAGCTCCGTGTGGTGGCTCCCCCTCATCAAGGGAGTTGTCGCCGTTGTCGTGGGCATCATCGCCATGGCGATGCCACGTGCAACGATCACCGCCCTTGTCGTGTTGCTGGGTGTCTATGTCCTGGTGGATGCCGTGATATCCGTTGCCAACGGTGCAGCCATGCGTGGCGTCGCGGGATCACGTCTCATGGTTGTCTGGGGAGTTCTTGGCGGCATCATTGCCATCATCATGCTGGCCCACCCGCAAGCAGTGATGAACCTCATCGTGGTCCTGGTGGGTGCATGGGCACTGGTGTCTGGAATTTTCATCATTGCCATCGCGGTGTTGCTCATTCCGATCACTGAGAGGGCATGGATCTGGGGTCTGGTCTCAGGTGCGGTGGCATTCATTGCGGGGATCGCGGTTCTCGTTCACCCAGGTTTCGGTGCGGTGGCCATGAGCTGGATTCTCGGGCTGGCAGTACTCGCCTACGGCGTGAGCCACATCGGGCTCGGAGTGGGGATCCGCAAGGTGAGCTCACAGGTGTCGTCCTCGTTGAATGCTGCTCGTGCCGGCCGGCCGGACCATACGATTGTCGAGGGCGAGGTCGTCAATGAGCCAGGTGACAAGCAGCAGAGGAACGAGGGACCGCAGATCACTGGCTGA
- the lgt gene encoding prolipoprotein diacylglyceryl transferase, whose protein sequence is MTIQGMTPAVALSIPSPNWSGWSIGHVTIHMYAICILAGIIVAYVLGTKRYEARGGNSEEFDRIATWGIIFGIVGARTYHVITDHQLYFGPGRQWYRALYIWEGGLGIWGSIAGGALAVWVVTRVHKLNFGIIADSLAPGILYAQAIGRLGNWFNQELFGRPTEVPWALRIDSSHRPVGYEQFATFHPTFLYELIWNSLGATVLLLVDRRWKLDHGRLFALYVVVYTTGRFFVERLRIDPANHVQGWRINSYTSIIVWAAGLVVFIALQAKYGRHDGKEPVEHHETEVTKN, encoded by the coding sequence ATGACGATCCAAGGCATGACGCCCGCAGTTGCACTGAGCATTCCCAGCCCGAATTGGAGCGGTTGGAGCATTGGTCACGTCACCATCCACATGTATGCCATCTGCATCCTCGCCGGGATCATCGTGGCGTATGTGCTCGGGACGAAACGATATGAGGCCCGCGGTGGCAACTCTGAGGAATTCGATCGAATCGCGACCTGGGGGATCATCTTCGGGATAGTCGGTGCAAGGACATATCACGTCATCACCGATCATCAGCTGTACTTCGGTCCCGGACGGCAGTGGTACCGCGCGTTGTACATCTGGGAAGGAGGCCTCGGGATCTGGGGCAGCATTGCCGGCGGCGCCCTGGCCGTGTGGGTCGTCACCCGGGTGCACAAACTGAATTTCGGCATCATCGCCGACAGCCTCGCCCCAGGCATCCTTTATGCCCAGGCCATCGGACGGTTGGGGAACTGGTTCAACCAAGAACTTTTCGGCCGCCCTACCGAAGTTCCATGGGCGCTGCGCATTGACTCCTCACACCGGCCAGTCGGGTACGAGCAATTCGCAACCTTTCACCCAACTTTTCTGTATGAGCTCATCTGGAACTCCTTGGGTGCCACGGTTCTGCTACTGGTGGACCGACGTTGGAAGCTCGACCATGGACGTCTTTTCGCGCTCTACGTCGTCGTCTACACCACAGGTCGGTTCTTCGTGGAACGACTGCGCATCGACCCTGCCAATCATGTTCAGGGATGGCGGATCAACTCGTACACCTCGATCATCGTGTGGGCAGCAGGGCTCGTCGTCTTCATCGCGCTGCAGGCCAAGTACGGACGTCACGATGGCAAGGAACCCGTCGAGCATCATGAGACCGAGGTCACCAAGAACTGA